The genomic DNA TCTTTACGAAGGCGGTAGAGCTTATACTTGGTGCGGATGGCCTGCCCGAATATAAACCAGATCAGGCTCAGAAATACCGTTCCGGCCACCAGCCATAAAAGCAGTACCGGCCAGTTAAAGCGTTCCTCTACGGGAGCAAGCGTGGTTTCGGCCTGCAGCTGCAGCGGCTCCGTTACCTGCTGCACCAGTTGCCGGAGCACCACGGCATCAGGCTGCGCATATACCGCCACGGTGTCTTTGCCCTGCAGCACAAATACCGGTAAGGCCAGCTGCTGCACTGCCGGTGTTTCAAAGGTCCGCAACGTATAAATCACGCTGTCGGTGCTGATGCCGCCCCGGGTAATGGTGGGATAGAAATCCTTGCGCACAAACTCAAAAGGAGCAAAGGTATAGCCCGAGTCGGGCAGGATCACTTCCTGCGCAGCCGGGTGGCGGTGCACCAGGGTATAGGTGAGCGGCTCACCCAGGCGCACGGTGTCTACGCCGAAGCGGCCGCTGGGCTTTAACAGTTGCTGGGCATGCACCGGCATAGTGGGCAGCAGGGCAAGTAAGAATAAGAGCAGCCTAAGCACTTTTTTTGGTTGACTTGTTACGGAGCCTGAACAGGTTGACCAGCTGCGGCACATAATCTTCGTTTGTCTGGATGGCCAGGTAATTGGCCTGGTATTTCTGGCAGATCCGCTGCACGCGCGCCTGGTTCTGCGCATATTGCTGCAGGTAATGGCGTTGAAAGGATGCCCCGGACGTATTGAGCCATTGAATTTTGCCGGTTTCCTTGTCCAGTACCGGCACAATGCCCATGGGTGGCAGCTTTTGCTCGCGCAGGTCCTGCAGTTGCAGCACGATCAGGTCGTGGCGTTTGGCCAGCATCGCCAGCTCTTTTTCGTAGTGCACATCAATAAAATCAGAGATGAGCAGGATAATGCTCCGCCGCTTAATGATCTCGAGAGTAAGTTTTATACCTGCGGCCAGGTTGGTTTTGCCAGACCGGGGTTGCAGCTCATGCAGCTCCTTGATAATAGTATAGGCCTGCTGCACTCCTTTACCGGGTTTCAGGTATTTCTCTTTTTGGTCAGAAAAGCAGATAATGCCGATCTGGCTTTGCTGCCGGGCTGCCGATAAGGCCAGCACGCCGCAGATCTCTTTGCCTACCGAAATTTTTTGCTGCTTGCCGGTGCCAATCGTTTGTGAAGCACTGACATCGAGCATTAAAAAAACAGATTGTTCTTTCTCCTCGCGGTATGTTTTTACAAACACGCCATGGCCTTTGGCCGATACGTTCCAGTCGATGGCCCGCACATCGTCGCCATACTGGTAGGCGCGCACGTCGTCAAACTCCAGCCCCGTGCCTTTAAACACCGAGTGGAAATCGCCCTGCATCTGCGTGGTAATTGCCTTTCTGATTCGTATCTCGTACTTTCGTAGCTTTTGTACAAGCTCCTTCATAGCTTTGTGCCGTAGCGTCAGATTTTAAAATTAGCACATGTTCTCTTATTATACATCCGTGAAAAGATATTTCTGCATACTTTTTTGTCTGAGTCTGCTTGGTTGTCAGTCTGAGAACGATGATAAACCGGCAAATATGATTCCGCAGACGACCATGGTGCAAATTTTAGCGGATGTGCATACAGCTGAGGCGCAGATAGAAGGGCAGGAGATCTACCCGGATACGGCCCTGATGATTTATAACTATGAGCAGGAGCAGCTCCTCAGACAGCATGGTGTTACGCAGAAGCAGTTCCGGGATACTTACCGCTACTACCTGACGCACGTGAAGGAGATGGACAAGCTCTACGAGATCATTATTGATACGCTAAGCGTGCGCGAGAGCAAAGCCAAAGCAGCCGATACAGCTGCCGGAAATCCGACACCCCAGATTAGCCCGGCCCAGATCCCGTAATTATTCTCTGCTGGTAAACGGCTTAGATGAGCTTGCTGCCATTGGGCACCTTTGCGGCGGGCTGCGCCAGCACAATATCGCCGTTCTCATCGGCAAAACCCGTTACCAATACCTCCGACATATACTTGCCGATCTGCTTTTTGCCCAGGTTTACCACGCACAGCACCTGCCTGCCGGCAAGCTCCTCTTTCGTATAATGCCGGGTGATCTGCGCACTGGAGCGTTTGATGCCCAAAGGACCCAGGTCTACGGTGAGCTTGTAAGCCGGGCGGCGTGCTTCCGGAAAATCGGATGCTTCCAGTATTGTTCCTACCCGGATGTCTGTTTGTTCAAACTGCTGCCAGGTAATAGTTTCCATCGGTTCCGCGGGAGCGTGCATAGCAATATTTAAGTATGATATCAAGGTATGAAGCTGAGCTTAGCACCTTTTTAAAAGAGGCTACTGCATGGGTTCGAATGTGCTGCTGAATTAAAAGGCAGCCATACAAGCTAACTGCAAGTATAACACTTCCGGCATTGTTCAAGCAAGTATAAAAGCTCGGCTGCGGAAAAACACCTGCTATACTACTTTAAAGTAGAACTGTTAAGGCAACTTCCTCCACCCGATATGCAGCAAAATCCAACGCTGAGGCGAATAAATTATACTTGCTAAAACAGCTGCTAACCCGGGCCATTTACGTATACTATAGCAGGATCTAAATTAATGTTGCTGCGTAGCCTAGTTAATAAAAAATTAGTATATTTGCCTAAGCACGAAAACGCCAGGAGTAGCCTGCGGCAATGCTATAAGACTTAAATACCACCTTATGGTATACAACGGGGGCACACCTATCCGTACAGGTTAGTTGCGCGGCCCATTATAGAAGAGTTAAAATAAATTACATATTTGGCAAAAAGAACGGTTATGCGCGCCATAGCCGTTCTTTTTGTTTTTGTGTTTTAAACG from Pontibacter liquoris includes the following:
- a CDS encoding DUF58 domain-containing protein, yielding MKELVQKLRKYEIRIRKAITTQMQGDFHSVFKGTGLEFDDVRAYQYGDDVRAIDWNVSAKGHGVFVKTYREEKEQSVFLMLDVSASQTIGTGKQQKISVGKEICGVLALSAARQQSQIGIICFSDQKEKYLKPGKGVQQAYTIIKELHELQPRSGKTNLAAGIKLTLEIIKRRSIILLISDFIDVHYEKELAMLAKRHDLIVLQLQDLREQKLPPMGIVPVLDKETGKIQWLNTSGASFQRHYLQQYAQNQARVQRICQKYQANYLAIQTNEDYVPQLVNLFRLRNKSTKKSA
- a CDS encoding DUF4296 domain-containing protein, producing MIPQTTMVQILADVHTAEAQIEGQEIYPDTALMIYNYEQEQLLRQHGVTQKQFRDTYRYYLTHVKEMDKLYEIIIDTLSVRESKAKAADTAAGNPTPQISPAQIP
- a CDS encoding tRNA-binding protein gives rise to the protein METITWQQFEQTDIRVGTILEASDFPEARRPAYKLTVDLGPLGIKRSSAQITRHYTKEELAGRQVLCVVNLGKKQIGKYMSEVLVTGFADENGDIVLAQPAAKVPNGSKLI